Proteins from a single region of Fodinibius sp. Rm-B-1B1-1:
- a CDS encoding tetratricopeptide repeat protein — MRKLFLILFASVFLAGCGSSLKNSWNNFTTYYNTFYNAKEYYRSGLKKVKEQPVNIDPEHPVRIHPSPNQAGYNDFQDAIDKGARVLRKFPESKWVDDAILLIGKSYYYRQEFYPALQKFEELRNAATSPKVLSQAIIWKGRTQLDLKQYTAGISYLESELEETPSDWPQAFLGEIQTVAAQHHAYAQNWEEATNLLYNATSVISDKPLLGRTYFLLGQVLERQERYGEAYSAFLEVENNFPNFEYLYWAQFKKADIARKAERYEVAENIYQAMLRDDKNQARRGRILFEIARIYEMTNRLNKAELQLKDLLHGSERIQQDRELTADIYFRLGKIYGNHYDNYELAAAYFDSSSSLKTTVQEEGENAEELADVYGDYTRLQTSINRADSLLKLGTMSKQQLDSALVKIRVQKQQQLEDEDEEGDTAIRNQQTDDIISAVDPSSEYGYLNFKDAELVAQAKAQFRARWGDRPLVDNWRRVQAIRVADRVGGQGAANSNESNSEDQTPEASVSMNLEDIPKTEQERELLLLQKVEAQYRLGNLLFLNLNMADSARYYFHKVIHNEVAEPLHPQAMYSLFEIFSSENNPDSVAYWGDRIVDEYPQSRYARRVQNRSRGDMGQEIEQDSNVQLLEQYHQYVADSTSKKPAKLKRLALQHKSTELAPHIFYSAIEAYIEEAKKQSSRSESVQPIMDISADSLAKSDSLLARNSVRDQYAFTGAAWDSVRQAIAQFDTVFPNAKQQQRVAKLKEMLEREETHNETKKRCEDLGISLQVVPSMEAFLSTVTYPEEVRDMSISGEVRYNFTVTKEGKIVSYKLVSQNTSLGIEEAFKNAFDEHLQFAPLEVPGNSEIACEVAFPIRH; from the coding sequence TTGAGAAAGCTATTTCTCATACTGTTTGCCAGTGTTTTTTTAGCGGGATGTGGGAGCTCCCTGAAGAATTCATGGAATAATTTTACCACCTACTACAATACCTTCTATAATGCAAAGGAATATTACCGGTCGGGGCTAAAAAAAGTAAAAGAGCAGCCGGTAAATATTGATCCGGAACATCCTGTACGTATTCATCCCTCTCCCAACCAGGCGGGTTATAATGATTTTCAAGATGCGATCGATAAAGGGGCTCGTGTATTGCGAAAATTTCCGGAATCGAAATGGGTGGATGATGCTATTTTGTTGATTGGTAAGTCTTATTATTATCGCCAAGAGTTTTACCCCGCTCTCCAGAAGTTTGAAGAACTCCGGAATGCAGCCACATCTCCAAAGGTGTTATCCCAGGCTATTATTTGGAAGGGCCGGACACAGCTCGATCTGAAGCAATATACGGCCGGCATAAGCTATTTGGAGTCGGAGTTGGAGGAAACACCTTCGGATTGGCCACAAGCCTTTCTTGGAGAGATTCAGACGGTTGCTGCCCAACACCATGCCTATGCTCAAAATTGGGAGGAAGCTACCAATCTTTTATATAATGCTACTTCAGTTATTAGTGATAAACCATTGCTGGGAAGAACGTATTTTTTGCTGGGACAGGTTCTGGAGCGGCAAGAACGATACGGGGAAGCATACAGCGCTTTTCTTGAGGTAGAGAATAACTTCCCGAATTTCGAATATTTGTATTGGGCACAGTTTAAAAAAGCTGACATCGCACGTAAAGCGGAGCGTTATGAGGTGGCGGAGAATATTTATCAGGCTATGTTACGGGATGACAAAAACCAAGCTCGAAGAGGCCGTATTTTATTTGAGATAGCACGTATTTATGAGATGACTAATCGTCTTAATAAGGCGGAATTGCAGTTGAAAGATCTATTGCATGGATCAGAAAGAATACAGCAAGACCGGGAGTTAACAGCAGATATTTATTTCCGTTTGGGAAAAATTTATGGTAATCACTACGATAATTACGAGCTTGCAGCAGCTTATTTTGATTCTTCCTCATCATTGAAAACAACTGTTCAAGAGGAAGGGGAAAATGCAGAAGAATTAGCTGATGTGTATGGAGACTATACAAGGTTGCAAACGTCTATTAATCGAGCTGATAGTTTGCTTAAGTTGGGTACCATGTCGAAGCAACAATTGGATTCGGCATTAGTCAAAATTCGAGTGCAAAAGCAGCAACAGCTTGAGGATGAGGATGAAGAGGGGGATACGGCTATAAGGAACCAGCAAACGGATGATATTATTTCAGCTGTTGATCCCTCTTCGGAGTATGGGTATTTAAATTTCAAAGATGCTGAATTGGTTGCTCAGGCAAAGGCTCAGTTTCGGGCACGGTGGGGCGATCGTCCGCTGGTAGATAACTGGCGTAGAGTACAGGCTATTCGTGTCGCTGATAGGGTTGGAGGGCAAGGTGCGGCTAATAGTAATGAGAGTAATTCCGAAGACCAAACCCCTGAAGCCAGTGTTTCGATGAATCTTGAAGATATTCCCAAAACTGAACAGGAGAGAGAACTGTTGCTTCTACAAAAGGTTGAGGCACAGTACCGATTGGGAAATTTATTGTTCCTAAATCTAAATATGGCAGATAGTGCTCGGTACTATTTTCATAAAGTGATACACAATGAAGTCGCCGAGCCCCTGCACCCGCAAGCAATGTATTCATTGTTTGAAATTTTTTCATCAGAAAATAACCCTGATAGCGTAGCGTATTGGGGCGATAGAATTGTTGATGAGTATCCGCAAAGCCGATATGCCCGAAGAGTTCAGAACAGGTCGAGAGGGGATATGGGACAAGAAATAGAGCAAGATAGCAACGTGCAGCTGTTGGAGCAGTACCATCAATATGTGGCAGATAGCACCTCCAAAAAACCGGCAAAGCTAAAAAGGTTGGCTCTGCAACATAAATCGACCGAATTAGCTCCTCATATCTTTTATTCGGCTATTGAAGCATATATCGAAGAAGCAAAAAAACAGAGCAGTAGATCCGAATCTGTACAACCCATTATGGATATTTCAGCTGATTCGTTGGCTAAATCTGATTCACTGTTGGCCAGGAATTCCGTACGAGATCAATATGCATTTACGGGGGCTGCCTGGGATAGTGTTCGGCAGGCTATTGCGCAATTTGATACGGTTTTTCCTAATGCCAAACAGCAGCAGCGAGTAGCAAAATTAAAAGAAATGTTAGAAAGAGAGGAGACCCACAATGAAACGAAGAAGAGATGTGAAGATCTGGGGATATCATTGCAGGTTGTTCCCAGTATGGAGGCATTTTTGTCGACTGTTACTTATCCTGAGGAGGTGCGGGATATGTCGATCTCGGGAGAGGTTCGATATAACTTTACGGTAACAAAAGAGGGTAAAATAGTTTCCTATAAGCTGGTCTCTCAAAATACGTCTTTGGGAATTGAAGAAGCATTTAAGAACGCTTTTGATGAGCACTTACAGTTTGCACCGTTGGAGGTTCCGGGAAATTCCGAGATTGCTTGCGAGGTAGCTTTTCCCATCCGGCATTAG
- a CDS encoding LytTR family DNA-binding domain-containing protein, with protein sequence MQEESKSNLLNKTPEKLFVKNKEKIIPINPNNINVIKSEGNYVELYLDEQSYMIRDSLKNIKEKLDPNAFIRIHRSHIVNINKIKYLEAASGGDYNVRLVNGEEVRLSRRYKDVIEDYLMK encoded by the coding sequence ATGCAGGAAGAGAGTAAATCCAATTTGTTGAATAAGACTCCCGAAAAACTCTTTGTAAAAAATAAAGAGAAGATTATTCCAATAAATCCCAATAATATTAATGTGATTAAATCGGAAGGGAATTATGTAGAGCTTTACCTTGATGAACAATCTTATATGATTCGGGACAGTTTAAAGAATATCAAGGAGAAGTTGGATCCCAATGCTTTTATACGTATTCATCGATCGCATATCGTAAATATCAATAAGATCAAATACTTAGAGGCCGCTTCGGGCGGTGATTATAATGTCCGGTTAGTGAATGGTGAGGAAGTACGCCTCAGCCGGCGTTATAAAGATGTGATTGAGGATTATTTGATGAAGTAG
- a CDS encoding GWxTD domain-containing protein gives MDALSKLKWLSAYIVILGAGLIGCAKSMNPDIERGSSYNFLDGLPEVRFSAIGLIDDQGAPKIDLAADLVLGSLIYNKEGDQYVANVTIDVQIINKSNPDNVSGSNRYTVAIEREDPNIVYSQQVHTFEKEIQVDPGEYTINFTLTDQNSDKKVTHSTNTYLPNPENNIANLTNIRMEGKNMSEDNPEWSPITTYDVPGRVDSLKFIFQVTNNKSNEPLTIDSQLLRFESDTTYARPMHYNNYSPSSIQYKGIDYDEEEVIQSTQRKLVEPGNVLIEFTFANQRRGNYRFEVQTNKSSDDSDESFKARDFSVKSKNYPSIKSAEELAQPLIYLMSEKDYENLMAIENADSLKQAVDRFWLRNIGNRGQGRSVIKKFYNRVEEANKQFSNFKEGWKTDPGMMYILLGPPWYVNERLDEMFWSYSYNRSDPERNFSFYEPRNKNEFFPFDHYLLRRSQSYFTLQYQQIDLWLSGSIMRRNL, from the coding sequence ATGGATGCACTTTCAAAATTAAAATGGCTCTCCGCTTATATTGTCATCCTCGGTGCTGGTTTAATAGGTTGTGCAAAATCGATGAATCCCGATATTGAGCGCGGATCGAGTTATAATTTTTTGGATGGGTTGCCGGAAGTACGCTTTTCTGCCATTGGCTTAATCGACGATCAGGGGGCTCCTAAAATTGACCTTGCAGCCGACCTTGTTTTGGGAAGCCTCATTTATAATAAAGAAGGTGATCAATATGTGGCAAATGTTACTATTGATGTTCAAATCATTAATAAATCCAATCCCGATAATGTTAGTGGATCAAACCGGTACACCGTTGCTATAGAAAGGGAGGATCCCAACATCGTTTATAGTCAGCAAGTACATACTTTTGAAAAGGAGATTCAAGTCGATCCCGGTGAATACACAATTAACTTTACTCTCACTGATCAAAATTCAGATAAAAAAGTAACGCACTCTACCAATACATACCTCCCCAATCCCGAAAATAATATTGCTAACCTCACCAACATTCGCATGGAAGGGAAAAATATGAGCGAGGATAATCCCGAGTGGTCTCCCATCACTACCTATGATGTTCCCGGCCGTGTAGATTCCCTAAAATTTATTTTCCAGGTCACAAACAACAAATCCAACGAACCTTTAACGATAGATTCACAGCTTCTTCGTTTTGAATCAGATACAACCTATGCCCGGCCCATGCACTATAATAATTATAGTCCATCGAGTATACAGTATAAAGGCATCGATTATGATGAAGAAGAGGTTATCCAATCCACACAACGCAAATTAGTAGAACCCGGCAATGTGCTTATTGAGTTTACCTTTGCTAACCAGCGGCGGGGTAATTACCGCTTTGAGGTACAGACAAATAAATCTTCTGATGACTCTGATGAGTCGTTTAAAGCCCGCGACTTTTCCGTAAAAAGTAAAAACTATCCCTCCATAAAATCTGCCGAGGAATTGGCCCAGCCCCTTATTTATCTCATGTCTGAAAAAGACTATGAAAATCTCATGGCTATTGAAAATGCCGATTCTTTAAAACAAGCTGTTGATCGGTTTTGGCTGCGAAATATTGGTAATCGAGGCCAAGGTAGAAGTGTGATTAAAAAGTTTTACAATCGTGTTGAGGAAGCCAATAAGCAATTTTCGAATTTTAAAGAAGGCTGGAAAACAGATCCCGGAATGATGTATATCTTGTTGGGGCCGCCATGGTATGTGAACGAACGTCTTGACGAAATGTTCTGGTCGTATTCATATAACAGAAGCGACCCTGAACGAAATTTCAGCTTTTATGAACCACGCAACAAAAATGAATTCTTTCCCTTTGATCACTACCTCCTACGAAGGTCACAATCTTACTTTACGCTGCAATATCAACAGATTGACCTTTGGCTTTCCGGATCAATTATGCGACGCAACTTATAG
- a CDS encoding folylpolyglutamate synthase/dihydrofolate synthase family protein, which produces MRFSSVKPVWEYLEGIPKFQSKGASSAEFTLSRFRNFCEATGNPHQQFKSIHVGGTNGKGSTCNILASVLQQYNYRVGVYTSPHITRYNERFCVDGQLLPDEKLVAFFNKYVEQIEEYNLTYFEISTAIAFWWFADSEVDIACIEVGLGGRLDATNIINPLASVITSIGLDHTDILGDTVADIAREKAGIIKEGRPVILGDLPSKGEKIVRQVAESKQCSVLLARECNPQWKAPGQYQLTVDGNQWDIASDLTSPIQAKNLAIAWQVCRAISDEYPISIPGFVRGVEQVNAGAGRFEKLTDRQRWYFDGGHNLEAVQALKESIASVGERSEAVLVLSLMRDKINSEVMKEFSEFKNIYYYGLALERAATFDDITQWLPKANPFPVSDDQRKKLLQNDLDSELVIFSGSFYFYETVRDWVSTFALNQ; this is translated from the coding sequence ATGCGTTTTTCATCTGTAAAACCTGTTTGGGAGTATCTTGAAGGTATCCCAAAATTCCAATCCAAAGGGGCGTCTTCAGCAGAGTTTACCTTGTCACGGTTCCGAAATTTTTGTGAGGCTACAGGCAACCCGCATCAGCAATTTAAATCGATACATGTCGGCGGAACTAATGGCAAGGGCAGTACGTGCAATATTTTGGCATCGGTGTTGCAGCAGTATAATTATAGAGTAGGGGTATATACGTCGCCCCATATTACTCGATATAATGAACGGTTTTGTGTAGATGGTCAGCTTCTTCCGGATGAAAAACTGGTGGCATTCTTTAATAAATATGTCGAACAGATTGAGGAGTATAATCTGACCTATTTTGAGATTAGCACGGCGATTGCCTTTTGGTGGTTCGCGGATTCTGAAGTGGATATTGCTTGTATTGAGGTTGGGCTTGGTGGCCGTTTGGATGCTACTAATATTATTAATCCGTTAGCAAGTGTTATCACCAGTATTGGGTTGGACCATACTGATATTTTGGGGGATACGGTTGCAGATATTGCACGAGAAAAGGCGGGAATTATTAAAGAAGGTCGGCCAGTAATATTGGGCGATTTGCCATCCAAAGGAGAAAAAATAGTGCGCCAGGTTGCGGAAAGTAAGCAGTGTTCGGTATTGTTAGCCCGGGAGTGTAATCCACAATGGAAAGCGCCGGGACAGTACCAATTGACGGTAGATGGCAATCAGTGGGATATCGCAAGTGATTTAACGTCTCCAATACAGGCGAAGAACCTGGCGATTGCCTGGCAGGTATGTCGAGCAATAAGTGATGAGTATCCAATTTCAATACCTGGTTTTGTTCGAGGTGTAGAACAGGTAAATGCCGGTGCCGGACGGTTTGAGAAGCTCACAGATCGTCAACGTTGGTATTTTGATGGAGGGCACAATCTGGAAGCCGTTCAGGCTCTAAAAGAGTCAATTGCATCGGTAGGGGAAAGGAGCGAAGCTGTACTGGTACTTTCCCTAATGCGTGATAAGATCAATTCAGAAGTGATGAAGGAATTTTCAGAATTCAAAAATATCTATTATTATGGCTTAGCCCTTGAACGGGCAGCAACTTTTGACGATATTACACAATGGTTGCCAAAGGCTAATCCCTTTCCTGTTTCCGATGATCAGCGTAAAAAGTTATTACAAAACGATTTGGATTCGGAATTAGTAATTTTTTCAGGAAGTTTTTACTTTTATGAAACAGTTCGGGACTGGGTTTCAACTTTTGCTTTAAATCAATAA
- the pyk gene encoding pyruvate kinase encodes MSISERRTKIVCTLGPSSNTEEKIDQLVRNGMNIARINFSHGTHEDNGKVIQNVKKVADRYGISLPVLADLQGPKIRIGDMKDGGQQVEAGDYVTLTTEEIEGTSETIPVDYKGLVEDAVEGNRLLIDDGLLELKVIKKNESSLVAQVVVGGLLKSRKGLNLPDVDISMSSLTAKDIADLEYAVSQDVDYVAMSFVRSADDIQEVISRVRAEGSNAGIIAKIEKPEAITVIDDIIEESSGIMVARGDLGIEIASERVPMVQKNIIDKCRQAGKPVITATQMLDSMIENPRPTRAESSDVANAVLDGTDAVMLSGETAAGEYPVEAVKTMDKICGLVEQNADDIYDSLEYRKPEWKEKQVIESLAYSCVTLAENVDAKVISTITHSGSTARRIAKFRPRVPIVAFTESDEVRRQLGMVWGVQPVKIEEIFDTDKSVKLMEEHLKNNGFVNPGDRAIIATGMPIAKKGRTNMVKVSTVN; translated from the coding sequence ATGAGTATTAGCGAACGACGAACGAAAATTGTATGTACCCTTGGTCCGAGCAGTAATACTGAAGAAAAAATTGATCAATTGGTAAGAAACGGGATGAATATTGCCCGGATTAACTTTTCGCATGGAACGCACGAGGATAATGGTAAAGTCATCCAGAATGTGAAAAAAGTAGCAGATCGCTATGGCATAAGTCTACCTGTCTTGGCTGATTTGCAGGGCCCCAAAATCCGGATTGGAGATATGAAGGATGGGGGACAGCAGGTAGAAGCTGGGGATTATGTTACGCTTACTACCGAAGAGATTGAAGGAACCTCCGAAACAATTCCGGTAGATTACAAGGGATTGGTTGAGGATGCGGTAGAAGGTAACAGGTTGCTTATTGATGATGGATTGCTCGAGTTGAAAGTGATTAAGAAGAATGAATCATCCTTGGTTGCACAGGTTGTGGTTGGGGGCTTGCTAAAATCTCGTAAAGGATTAAACCTGCCCGATGTTGATATTTCGATGTCTTCCCTGACGGCAAAAGATATTGCTGATCTGGAATATGCCGTATCGCAGGATGTAGATTATGTGGCTATGTCGTTTGTGCGTTCGGCGGATGACATTCAGGAGGTTATATCACGTGTTCGGGCAGAGGGATCAAATGCGGGTATTATTGCTAAAATTGAAAAGCCTGAAGCCATAACGGTAATTGATGATATTATTGAGGAGTCGAGTGGTATTATGGTTGCGCGGGGCGACTTGGGTATCGAAATTGCCAGTGAGCGTGTGCCGATGGTGCAGAAGAATATTATTGATAAATGTCGACAGGCCGGTAAACCGGTTATTACGGCCACACAAATGCTGGATTCTATGATTGAAAATCCGCGTCCTACCAGAGCTGAAAGTTCAGATGTGGCAAATGCGGTGCTCGATGGAACGGATGCGGTAATGTTATCGGGCGAAACGGCGGCTGGTGAGTATCCCGTAGAAGCAGTGAAGACCATGGACAAGATTTGTGGTCTGGTTGAACAAAATGCGGATGATATCTATGACAGTTTAGAATATCGCAAGCCGGAATGGAAAGAGAAGCAGGTTATTGAATCATTGGCCTATTCCTGTGTAACATTGGCCGAAAATGTTGATGCCAAAGTTATCAGTACTATTACTCATTCGGGAAGCACAGCCCGACGGATTGCTAAATTTCGTCCGCGCGTACCCATTGTTGCCTTTACAGAGAGTGATGAGGTTCGTCGCCAGCTTGGAATGGTATGGGGGGTACAGCCGGTAAAAATTGAGGAAATTTTTGATACCGACAAGAGTGTTAAACTCATGGAAGAACATCTCAAAAATAATGGATTTGTGAACCCGGGAGATCGGGCAATTATTGCAACAGGTATGCCTATTGCCAAAAAGGGTCGTACAAATATGGTTAAGGTGAGTACGGTTAACTAA
- a CDS encoding quinone-dependent dihydroorotate dehydrogenase, producing MIYNSLVKSLLFQLDAEQAHSAVHRFAETVSKSSALKALASSIYNYQSPKLSQQIWGLTFRNPIGLAAGFDKNGQLPQAMEAIGLGFVEIGSITANPNTGNPKPRMFRLPEDRALINRMGLNNDGAQTIVKRLKNNKPSIPLGINIAKTHNPSIMGDAAIRDYVHSFTEAKKVADYITVNISCPNTNEGKTFEDPSALDELLSALQIRDDARVVPTTVKFSTDLSKDELLELLEICENHRVHGYVACNTSSSRDGLQTDQATLNKIGRGGLSGRPIAKKSVQIVQWISDATNGQKPIIGVGGIDDFNTALKMLLAGADLLQMYTGLIYEGPGLVKSINRQLLKELKELNISSIHQLVKAID from the coding sequence ATGATATATAACTCGTTGGTAAAATCTCTATTATTTCAGCTTGATGCTGAGCAAGCGCATTCCGCTGTTCATCGTTTTGCCGAAACGGTATCAAAAAGCAGTGCTTTAAAAGCACTTGCCAGCAGCATCTATAATTACCAATCGCCCAAATTGAGTCAACAAATATGGGGATTAACCTTTAGAAATCCTATTGGGCTGGCGGCTGGTTTTGACAAAAACGGGCAGCTGCCACAAGCCATGGAAGCTATTGGACTCGGTTTTGTAGAAATTGGTAGCATCACCGCCAATCCCAATACCGGAAATCCCAAACCGCGGATGTTTCGGCTTCCCGAAGACCGAGCATTGATCAACCGAATGGGGCTCAATAACGATGGCGCCCAAACCATCGTAAAGCGATTAAAAAATAACAAACCCTCTATTCCACTTGGCATCAATATTGCAAAAACGCATAACCCATCTATAATGGGGGATGCCGCCATTCGAGATTACGTGCACAGCTTTACCGAGGCCAAAAAAGTTGCCGACTATATTACCGTTAATATCTCTTGTCCCAATACCAACGAAGGCAAAACATTTGAGGATCCGTCGGCTTTGGATGAACTGCTATCAGCCTTACAAATTCGCGACGATGCCCGGGTTGTACCAACAACGGTTAAATTTTCTACTGACTTAAGCAAAGATGAGCTTCTTGAGCTCTTGGAAATTTGTGAAAATCATCGTGTCCATGGTTATGTAGCCTGCAACACATCCTCATCACGGGACGGACTACAAACCGACCAAGCAACGCTTAATAAGATAGGACGAGGCGGCCTTAGTGGTCGACCTATTGCCAAAAAGAGTGTTCAGATTGTACAATGGATCAGCGACGCCACTAACGGGCAAAAGCCTATTATAGGTGTGGGAGGCATTGATGATTTCAATACGGCCCTAAAAATGTTGTTAGCCGGAGCCGATCTGCTCCAAATGTATACCGGACTCATTTATGAAGGTCCCGGACTCGTAAAATCGATCAACCGTCAACTTCTTAAAGAGCTTAAAGAACTTAATATAAGCTCAATCCATCAACTGGTTAAGGCCATCGACTAA
- a CDS encoding SusD/RagB family nutrient-binding outer membrane lipoprotein yields the protein MRKIITSALLVMFVLVGCDDLTDKNIDPNNADEPRTDLLLTEAQRTVGAYVGSVTGTLYVQYFAETQYTDESNYATDFFSFASGYTPTNSSNTTNLYSGALQDLQTIIDLNNNEETRNKSYVTAGGDRQNQIAVAKIMQAYLMHTATDRWGDLPYSEALKGAENYTPAYDTQEQLYTGLIDTLDKYADQIDTDGSIVGDFLFADAGSDQLNRWVEFANTIRARMALRLTEVDADYAQTEFEAAYDDGLLETSVMFPYLSGQNNDNPWQDRFETRTDYAISTTMTEPMKELDDMRLTAFAEPAANLDNGDGETEMSEVAGLEYGLSSADAGEIENDDVSFPGSAIGYDNSSAPLPIVSEAEIHFMIAEAAARGWSVTEAAATAYNEGITASWNQWGVDGVSSYLTQADVAYDPANWEEQIGYEKWIALFPQGYEAWAEWRRLGYPQLDPANSADTDNFDENDNPVIPVRQGYPTSEPSLNGQNYQEAVGEDFHPLNTNLWWDVD from the coding sequence ATGAGAAAAATTATTACATCAGCATTACTTGTGATGTTTGTCTTGGTTGGTTGTGATGACCTGACCGATAAAAACATTGATCCAAATAATGCTGACGAACCACGAACTGACCTTCTACTTACAGAAGCCCAACGTACTGTTGGTGCTTATGTGGGTAGTGTGACTGGTACGCTGTATGTTCAGTATTTTGCTGAAACTCAGTATACTGATGAATCTAACTATGCAACTGATTTCTTTAGTTTTGCAAGTGGATATACACCTACGAATAGTTCCAATACAACGAACTTGTATTCTGGTGCTTTACAAGATCTGCAGACTATTATTGATCTTAACAATAATGAGGAAACACGTAACAAAAGTTATGTGACTGCAGGTGGAGATAGACAAAACCAGATTGCCGTTGCCAAAATCATGCAGGCATATTTAATGCATACAGCCACGGATCGGTGGGGAGACTTACCTTATTCTGAGGCTTTAAAAGGTGCTGAAAATTATACCCCTGCATATGATACTCAAGAACAGTTATATACTGGTCTCATAGATACTTTGGATAAATATGCTGATCAGATAGATACTGATGGTAGTATTGTTGGTGACTTTCTTTTTGCCGATGCTGGCAGTGACCAGCTAAACCGTTGGGTGGAATTTGCCAATACTATTCGAGCGCGTATGGCGCTACGTCTAACTGAGGTTGATGCAGATTATGCACAGACTGAATTTGAGGCTGCTTATGATGATGGACTTCTTGAAACAAGTGTAATGTTCCCATATCTCAGTGGCCAAAATAATGACAATCCATGGCAAGATCGTTTTGAAACGCGTACAGACTATGCGATTTCAACAACGATGACTGAACCTATGAAAGAGTTGGATGATATGCGGCTGACTGCTTTTGCAGAACCAGCTGCTAACTTGGATAATGGTGATGGCGAAACAGAAATGAGTGAGGTAGCTGGGCTTGAATATGGGTTATCTTCTGCTGATGCCGGAGAAATCGAAAATGATGATGTTTCATTTCCCGGTAGCGCCATTGGGTATGACAACTCATCTGCTCCGTTGCCTATTGTAAGCGAGGCAGAAATTCACTTCATGATTGCAGAAGCTGCAGCTCGAGGCTGGAGTGTTACTGAAGCAGCTGCTACCGCTTATAATGAAGGCATTACAGCTTCTTGGAATCAGTGGGGAGTTGACGGTGTAAGTAGCTATCTTACTCAAGCTGATGTTGCTTACGATCCTGCCAACTGGGAAGAACAGATTGGCTATGAAAAATGGATTGCGTTATTCCCTCAAGGTTATGAAGCGTGGGCAGAATGGCGTCGACTTGGGTACCCACAGTTAGATCCTGCAAATTCAGCAGATACCGATAACTTTGACGAAAATGATAATCCAGTCATTCCGGTTCGTCAGGGGTATCCTACCAGTGAGCCAAGTCTCAACGGTCAGAACTATCAGGAAGCTGTTGGAGAGGATTTCCATCCTCTGAATACCAACCTCTGGTGGGATGTAGATTAA